The Onychomys torridus chromosome 4, mOncTor1.1, whole genome shotgun sequence genome includes a window with the following:
- the Ahcy gene encoding adenosylhomocysteinase isoform X1, whose product MSDKLPYKVADIGLAAWGRKALDIAENEMPGLMRMRELYSASKPLKGARIAGCLHMTVETAVLIETLVALGAEVRWSSCNIFSTQDHAAAAIAKAGIPVYAWKGETDEEYLWCIEQTLHFKDGPLNMILDDGGDLTNLIHTKYPQLLSGIRGISEETTTGVHNLYKMMANGILKVPAINVNDSVTKSKFDNLYGCRESLIDGIKRATDVMIAGKVAVVAGYGDVGKGCAQALRGFGARVIITEIDPINALQAAMEGYEVTTMDEACKEGNIFVTTTGCVDIILGRHFEQMKDDAIVCNIGHFDVEIDVKWLNENAVEKVNIKPQVDRYWLKNGRRIILLAEGRLVNLGCAMGHPSFVMSNSFTNQVMAQIELWTHPDKYPVGVHFLPKKLDEAVAEAHLGKLNVKLTKLTEKQAQYLGMPIDGPFKPDHYRY is encoded by the exons ATGTCTGATAAACTGCCCTACAAAGTCG CGGACATTGGACTGGCGGCCTGGGGACGAAAGGCCCTGGACATAGCTGAGAATGAGATGCCAGGTTTGATGCGCATGCGGGAGCTGTATTCGGCGTCCAAGCCACTGAAGGGTGCTCGAATTGCCGGCTGCCTGCACATGACTGTGGAGACTGCTGTCCTCATTGAGACTCTCGTGGCCCTGGGTGCTGAG GTGCGCTGGTCCAGCTGCAACATCTTCTCTACTCAGGACCATGCAGCAGCTGCCATTGCCAAGGCCGGCATTCCAG TGTACGCCTGGAAGGGCGAGACAGATGAGGAGTACCTATGGTGCATCGAGCAGACGCTGCACTTCAAAGACGGCCCCCTCAACATGATCCTGGACGACGGTGGCGACCTAACTAACCTCATCCACACCAAATACCCACAGCTTCTGTCAG GCATCCGAGGCATCTCTGAGGAGACCACGACTGGGGTCCACAACCTCTACAAGATGATGGCCAATGGGATACTGAAGGTGCCTGCCATCAATGTCAACGATTCCGTCACCAAG AGCAAGTTTGACAACCTCTATGGCTGCCGGGAGTCCCTCATAGATGGCATCAAACGGGCCACAGATGTGATGATTGCGGGCAAGGTGGCGGTGGTAGCAGGCTATGGTGACGTGGGCAAGGGCTGTGCCCAGGCCCTGAGGGGTTTTGGAGCCCGAGTCATCATCACTGAGATTGACCCCATCAATGCACTGCAAGCTGCCATGGAGG GCTATGAGGTGACCACCATGGATGAGGCCTGTAAGGAGGGCAACATCTTTGTCACCACCACAGGCTGTGTTGATATCATCCTTGGCCG GCACTTTGAACAGATGAAGGATGATGCCATTGTGTGTAACATTGGACACTTCGATGTGGAGATTGATGTGAAATGGCTCAACGAGAACGCTGTGGAGAAGGTGAACATCAAGCCCCAG GTGGACCGCTACTGGCTGAAGAATGGGCGTCGCATCATCCTGCTGGCTGAAGGCCGGCTGGTCAACCTGGGTTGTGCCATGGGCCATCCCAGCTTCGTGATGAGCAACTCCTTCACAAACCAGGTGATGGCACAGATTGAGCTGTGGACCCACCCAGATAAATACCCCGTTGGGGTTCACTTCTTGCCTAAGAAG CTGGATGAGGCAGTGGCCGAAGCCCACCTGGGCAAGCTGAATGTGAAGCTCACCAAGCTGACTGAGAAGCAGGCCCAGTATCTAGGCATGCCCATTGATGGCCCCTTCAAGCCTGATCACTACCGCTACTGA
- the Ahcy gene encoding adenosylhomocysteinase isoform X2, with product MPGLMRMRELYSASKPLKGARIAGCLHMTVETAVLIETLVALGAEVRWSSCNIFSTQDHAAAAIAKAGIPVYAWKGETDEEYLWCIEQTLHFKDGPLNMILDDGGDLTNLIHTKYPQLLSGIRGISEETTTGVHNLYKMMANGILKVPAINVNDSVTKSKFDNLYGCRESLIDGIKRATDVMIAGKVAVVAGYGDVGKGCAQALRGFGARVIITEIDPINALQAAMEGYEVTTMDEACKEGNIFVTTTGCVDIILGRHFEQMKDDAIVCNIGHFDVEIDVKWLNENAVEKVNIKPQVDRYWLKNGRRIILLAEGRLVNLGCAMGHPSFVMSNSFTNQVMAQIELWTHPDKYPVGVHFLPKKLDEAVAEAHLGKLNVKLTKLTEKQAQYLGMPIDGPFKPDHYRY from the exons ATGCCAGGTTTGATGCGCATGCGGGAGCTGTATTCGGCGTCCAAGCCACTGAAGGGTGCTCGAATTGCCGGCTGCCTGCACATGACTGTGGAGACTGCTGTCCTCATTGAGACTCTCGTGGCCCTGGGTGCTGAG GTGCGCTGGTCCAGCTGCAACATCTTCTCTACTCAGGACCATGCAGCAGCTGCCATTGCCAAGGCCGGCATTCCAG TGTACGCCTGGAAGGGCGAGACAGATGAGGAGTACCTATGGTGCATCGAGCAGACGCTGCACTTCAAAGACGGCCCCCTCAACATGATCCTGGACGACGGTGGCGACCTAACTAACCTCATCCACACCAAATACCCACAGCTTCTGTCAG GCATCCGAGGCATCTCTGAGGAGACCACGACTGGGGTCCACAACCTCTACAAGATGATGGCCAATGGGATACTGAAGGTGCCTGCCATCAATGTCAACGATTCCGTCACCAAG AGCAAGTTTGACAACCTCTATGGCTGCCGGGAGTCCCTCATAGATGGCATCAAACGGGCCACAGATGTGATGATTGCGGGCAAGGTGGCGGTGGTAGCAGGCTATGGTGACGTGGGCAAGGGCTGTGCCCAGGCCCTGAGGGGTTTTGGAGCCCGAGTCATCATCACTGAGATTGACCCCATCAATGCACTGCAAGCTGCCATGGAGG GCTATGAGGTGACCACCATGGATGAGGCCTGTAAGGAGGGCAACATCTTTGTCACCACCACAGGCTGTGTTGATATCATCCTTGGCCG GCACTTTGAACAGATGAAGGATGATGCCATTGTGTGTAACATTGGACACTTCGATGTGGAGATTGATGTGAAATGGCTCAACGAGAACGCTGTGGAGAAGGTGAACATCAAGCCCCAG GTGGACCGCTACTGGCTGAAGAATGGGCGTCGCATCATCCTGCTGGCTGAAGGCCGGCTGGTCAACCTGGGTTGTGCCATGGGCCATCCCAGCTTCGTGATGAGCAACTCCTTCACAAACCAGGTGATGGCACAGATTGAGCTGTGGACCCACCCAGATAAATACCCCGTTGGGGTTCACTTCTTGCCTAAGAAG CTGGATGAGGCAGTGGCCGAAGCCCACCTGGGCAAGCTGAATGTGAAGCTCACCAAGCTGACTGAGAAGCAGGCCCAGTATCTAGGCATGCCCATTGATGGCCCCTTCAAGCCTGATCACTACCGCTACTGA